Proteins from one Syntrophorhabdaceae bacterium genomic window:
- a CDS encoding cobalamin-dependent protein (Presence of a B(12) (cobalamin)-binding domain implies dependence on cobalamin itself, in one of its several forms, or in some unusual lineages, dependence on a cobalamin-like analog.), which yields MADLMEDEVTAEVKKLVASGASPMDILDDAGQAMAIVGKRFETGEYFIPDLMMAGEILKGISEIVKPLLEKQGPPQKKGKVLIGTVAGDIHDIGTDIVQFMLDVSGYDVLNIGIDVPVNVFVEKIKEYHPQVVGLSGFLTLAFDSMKKTVEAIEQAGLRDKIKIMIGGGQIDEEIRKYVKADAYGKDAMAAVTLCNGWIQ from the coding sequence ATGGCAGACCTCATGGAAGACGAGGTCACGGCTGAGGTAAAAAAGCTCGTTGCATCAGGCGCAAGCCCCATGGACATCCTCGATGATGCAGGGCAAGCCATGGCGATCGTAGGAAAGAGGTTTGAGACAGGAGAGTACTTCATCCCGGATCTTATGATGGCAGGAGAGATTCTCAAAGGTATCTCGGAGATCGTCAAACCCTTACTTGAGAAACAGGGCCCTCCGCAGAAGAAGGGAAAAGTACTCATCGGTACCGTGGCAGGAGACATCCACGATATCGGCACCGATATCGTTCAATTCATGCTCGATGTCTCGGGCTACGACGTTCTAAACATCGGCATCGATGTACCGGTTAACGTCTTCGTGGAAAAGATCAAAGAGTATCACCCCCAGGTGGTAGGACTCTCCGGATTTCTCACCCTTGCGTTTGACTCCATGAAGAAGACAGTAGAGGCCATAGAACAGGCAGGGTTGAGAGACAAGATCAAGATCATGATCGGCGGCGGTCAGATCGATGAAGAGATCCGAAAGTATGTGAAGGCCGATGCCTATGGTAAGGATGCCATGGCCGCGGTAACGCTCTGTAACGGATGGATACAGTAA